The following are encoded together in the Poseidonibacter lekithochrous genome:
- a CDS encoding ATP-binding protein, whose amino-acid sequence MFIQRNKELKLLETSYTEPNSTMDFVFGPRNSGKTSLLNEFSKDKDRIYISNYEMIPSLFFTKIANIINNFFKNDNVDFTFNSFLEVLEFLSKQKFENKLIVIIDDFQNIQKVDKKALSDLITFWKKTLKNKNMQLVLSSSLLFNDEYEKDIKKLKSNVIQLNYLDFTAIKSMFPKLNKLDQLYVYSLLGTTPTNLKYYNQNKNFTDNIFNLFLAPNSYLFDYGIRVLKSEITDIGTYASILHSISQGNTKIGDIAASLNVKSTYLTRYIQKLIDMMVIKKRVPLREDKKKSKFGRYEIQDNALKFWFSYIYPNLSKLQFSKIEEVSKLIEGEFISKTVFLNYIKCIKEYIYANQKDTFSYEPSFIGSWWDNNGSNIDLIAYNNKSITFVQILWEDKDMAKISYGKLKASSEKFPTTLDKKYIIVTKNTFFNI is encoded by the coding sequence ATGTTTATACAAAGAAATAAAGAACTAAAACTTTTAGAAACAAGCTACACAGAGCCAAACTCTACTATGGATTTTGTTTTTGGTCCAAGAAATAGTGGTAAAACCAGCTTATTAAATGAGTTTTCTAAAGATAAAGATAGAATCTATATTTCTAATTATGAAATGATACCTTCCCTTTTTTTTACAAAAATAGCTAATATAATTAATAACTTTTTTAAAAACGATAATGTTGATTTTACTTTTAATTCTTTTTTAGAAGTATTAGAATTTTTGTCTAAACAAAAATTTGAAAATAAACTAATAGTAATTATTGACGATTTTCAGAATATACAAAAAGTTGATAAAAAAGCTTTAAGTGATTTAATAACTTTTTGGAAGAAAACACTAAAAAATAAAAATATGCAATTAGTTTTATCTTCATCTTTATTATTTAATGATGAATATGAAAAAGATATTAAAAAACTAAAATCAAATGTAATACAGTTAAACTATTTGGATTTTACAGCTATTAAATCAATGTTTCCAAAACTTAATAAACTTGATCAATTATATGTATATTCACTATTAGGAACTACACCTACAAATCTAAAATATTATAATCAGAATAAAAACTTTACTGATAATATTTTCAACTTATTCTTAGCTCCTAATTCTTATTTATTTGATTATGGAATTAGAGTATTAAAGTCAGAAATTACTGATATAGGTACCTATGCTTCTATATTACACTCTATATCTCAAGGAAATACAAAAATAGGGGATATAGCAGCTTCATTAAACGTTAAATCAACATATTTGACAAGATATATACAAAAGCTTATAGATATGATGGTTATCAAGAAAAGGGTCCCTTTACGGGAGGATAAGAAAAAATCAAAATTTGGTAGATATGAAATTCAAGATAATGCTTTAAAGTTTTGGTTCTCATATATTTATCCAAATCTTTCAAAACTGCAATTCTCAAAAATTGAAGAGGTAAGTAAATTAATTGAGGGAGAATTTATTAGTAAAACAGTTTTCCTAAATTATATTAAATGTATAAAAGAATATATTTATGCAAATCAAAAAGATACTTTTTCATATGAGCCAAGTTTTATTGGATCATGGTGGGATAATAATGGTAGTAATATTGATTTAATAGCTTACAACAACAAGTCAATAACTTTTGTACAAATACTATGGGAAGATAAAGATATGGCAAAAATATCTTATGGTAAACTAAAAGCTAGTTCTGAAAAATTTCCAACAACACTTGATAAGAAATATATAATCGTTACTAAAAACACTTTCTTTAATATCTAA
- a CDS encoding Sua5/YciO/YrdC/YwlC family protein, whose amino-acid sequence MNSSLVYLVQTDTTVGFSSSSDERLSDVKQRPRSKKILHTVDSFKTLNKYTRVPKKYRKLVRKSTKTTFIYPNLNSFRVIEKEASFYNFIKKFKILYSTSANLTGNKFDEKFALINSDIIVYENNGFSEKVSSSIYKLSKTKSLRIR is encoded by the coding sequence ATGAATTCTTCATTAGTTTATCTTGTTCAAACTGATACAACTGTTGGTTTCTCATCATCTTCTGATGAGAGGCTATCAGATGTAAAACAAAGACCTAGGTCTAAAAAAATACTTCATACAGTAGATTCTTTCAAAACACTAAATAAATATACAAGAGTTCCAAAAAAATACAGAAAGCTTGTACGTAAATCTACAAAAACTACTTTTATATACCCAAATCTTAATTCATTTCGTGTAATCGAAAAAGAGGCATCTTTTTATAATTTTATAAAAAAATTTAAGATTTTATATTCTACTTCTGCAAATCTAACTGGTAATAAATTTGATGAAAAATTTGCTTTGATAAATAGTGATATTATTGTTTATGAGAATAATGGTTTCAGTGAGAAGGTATCTTCTTCTATTTATAAACTAAGTAAAACAAAAAGTTTAAGAATAAGATGA
- the carB gene encoding carbamoyl-phosphate synthase large subunit: protein MPKREDIKSILLIGSGPIIIGQACEFDYSGTQATKTLKELGYRVVLINSNPATIMTDPEFADKTYIEPITEEVVAKIIERENIDAILPTMGGQTALNVATSMYDKGMLEGIQFLGAHPDAIKKGEDRHLFNEAMIKIGMDLPKSANAYTVEEAIVKAKEIGFPVISRASFTLAGGGSGVAYNMEEFKALAESGIEASPINEIEIMESMLGWKEYEMEVIRDKKDNCIIVCSIENLDPMGVHTGDSTTIAPALTLTDKEYQDMRNASFAILREIGVDTGGSNVQFSICPNTGRMIVIEMNPRVSRSSALASKATGYPIAKVATLLAVGFTLDEIENDITGTTASFEPVIDYIVTKVPRFTFEKFPKADSTLSTGMKSVGEVMAIGRTFNESIQKALCSMETGLVGFDSLSTDLEFIKKEIRRPNCDRLLYLMDGMRQGLSNEDIFDLCKVDPWYLTKYREMYNIEKSIDASILTNEEAMRIAKVNGFSDAMIAQLISKTEEDVYQARKELDVNLEYNEVDTCAAEFKALTPYLYSTTNITKLPKVEKPESSDKKVLIIGGGPNRIGQGIEFDYCCVHASFALNEIGVKTIMYNCNPETVSTDYDTSDILYFEPIDFEHVRSVIENENPDGIIVHFGGQTPLKLANAIHAAGGKIIGTTAEVIDLAEDREKFSTFVEKAGLLQPENGTAVEVNGAVEIAERIGYPVLVRPSFVLGGRGMRIVYSTDELKQYMAEAVSVSNDAPVLIDKFLDRAIELDVDCISDGKEVYIGGIMQHIEEAGVHSGDSACSLPPVSISEELIKELEEKTKAMALGLGVVGLMNTQYAIHRGEIFLIEVNPRASRTVPFVSKATGMPLAKIATRVMWGESLRVALAAYDKDIVTEDNGVLKPKLKGHISVKEAVFPFNKLSGSDMILTPEMKSTGEVMGISDNFGEAYAKAQSAAKNNLPTEGKVFISLCDLDKEFAPEIAKGLVEEGFSVVATGGTHKAISDAGIECEKVLKISEGRPNITDAITNGEIALAFNTSDGKESSKDDGKNIRRAVLKENVPYGTTAATALACIEAMKALKRKEGVHVQSIQEFLAD, encoded by the coding sequence ATGCCAAAAAGAGAAGATATAAAGTCTATTTTACTTATCGGTTCTGGACCAATTATTATTGGTCAAGCGTGTGAGTTTGATTACTCAGGTACTCAAGCTACTAAGACACTTAAAGAACTAGGATATAGAGTTGTTTTAATTAATTCAAATCCAGCTACGATCATGACAGATCCAGAGTTTGCTGATAAAACTTATATTGAGCCAATTACTGAAGAAGTAGTTGCTAAAATTATTGAAAGAGAAAATATAGATGCTATCTTACCTACAATGGGTGGACAAACAGCACTAAATGTTGCAACATCAATGTATGACAAGGGTATGTTAGAAGGAATTCAATTCCTTGGAGCTCATCCTGATGCAATTAAAAAAGGTGAAGATAGACATCTTTTTAATGAAGCTATGATTAAAATTGGTATGGATTTACCAAAATCTGCTAATGCTTATACAGTTGAAGAAGCAATTGTAAAAGCAAAAGAGATCGGTTTCCCTGTAATTTCTAGAGCTTCATTCACACTTGCTGGTGGTGGTTCTGGTGTTGCATATAACATGGAAGAATTTAAAGCTTTAGCTGAATCTGGTATTGAAGCTTCTCCAATTAACGAGATTGAAATTATGGAATCTATGTTAGGTTGGAAAGAATACGAAATGGAAGTTATCAGAGATAAAAAAGATAACTGTATCATTGTATGTTCTATTGAAAACTTAGACCCAATGGGTGTACATACAGGAGATTCTACTACTATTGCTCCTGCTTTAACTTTAACAGATAAAGAATACCAAGATATGAGAAATGCTTCTTTTGCGATTCTGCGAGAAATTGGTGTTGATACTGGTGGATCAAACGTACAATTCTCAATTTGTCCAAATACTGGAAGAATGATTGTAATTGAAATGAATCCAAGAGTATCTAGATCTTCTGCATTAGCATCTAAAGCAACTGGTTATCCTATTGCAAAAGTTGCTACATTATTAGCAGTTGGATTTACTCTAGATGAAATCGAAAATGATATTACTGGTACTACTGCTTCGTTTGAACCTGTGATTGATTATATTGTTACTAAAGTTCCTAGATTTACTTTTGAAAAATTCCCTAAAGCAGATTCTACGCTTTCAACTGGTATGAAATCAGTTGGTGAAGTAATGGCTATTGGTAGAACTTTTAACGAGTCTATTCAAAAAGCATTATGTTCAATGGAAACTGGTCTTGTTGGATTCGATTCTTTATCTACTGATTTAGAATTTATTAAAAAAGAGATTAGAAGACCTAACTGTGATAGATTATTATACTTAATGGATGGTATGAGACAAGGTTTATCAAATGAAGATATCTTTGACTTATGTAAAGTTGATCCATGGTACTTAACTAAATACAGAGAAATGTACAATATTGAAAAATCAATTGATGCTTCAATTTTAACAAATGAAGAAGCTATGAGAATTGCAAAAGTAAATGGTTTCTCTGATGCAATGATTGCTCAACTTATTTCAAAAACTGAAGAAGATGTGTATCAAGCTAGAAAAGAATTAGATGTAAACTTAGAGTACAACGAAGTTGATACTTGTGCTGCTGAATTTAAAGCACTTACACCTTACCTTTACTCAACTACAAATATTACAAAATTACCAAAAGTTGAAAAACCAGAGTCTTCAGATAAGAAAGTATTAATTATTGGTGGAGGGCCTAACAGAATTGGTCAAGGTATTGAGTTTGATTATTGTTGTGTACATGCATCATTCGCATTAAATGAAATTGGTGTAAAAACAATTATGTATAACTGTAACCCAGAAACTGTATCTACTGATTATGATACATCTGATATTTTATACTTCGAACCAATAGACTTTGAACATGTAAGATCAGTAATTGAAAACGAAAACCCAGATGGTATTATTGTACACTTCGGTGGACAAACTCCATTAAAATTAGCAAATGCAATTCATGCTGCTGGTGGTAAAATCATCGGTACTACTGCTGAAGTAATTGATTTAGCTGAAGATAGAGAAAAATTCTCTACATTTGTTGAAAAAGCTGGATTATTACAACCTGAAAATGGTACTGCTGTTGAAGTAAATGGTGCTGTCGAAATTGCAGAGAGAATTGGATATCCAGTACTTGTAAGACCTTCTTTTGTACTTGGTGGAAGAGGAATGAGAATTGTTTACTCAACTGATGAATTAAAACAATATATGGCAGAAGCAGTATCAGTTTCAAATGATGCTCCTGTATTAATTGATAAATTCTTAGATAGAGCAATTGAACTTGATGTTGATTGTATTTCTGATGGTAAAGAAGTTTACATTGGTGGAATCATGCAACATATTGAAGAAGCTGGTGTTCACTCTGGTGACTCTGCTTGTTCATTACCTCCTGTTTCAATCTCTGAAGAATTAATTAAAGAATTAGAAGAGAAAACTAAAGCAATGGCACTAGGACTTGGTGTTGTTGGTTTAATGAATACTCAATATGCTATTCATAGAGGTGAAATTTTCTTAATTGAAGTAAACCCAAGAGCTTCTAGAACTGTTCCATTTGTTTCTAAAGCAACTGGTATGCCATTAGCAAAAATTGCTACTAGAGTAATGTGGGGTGAATCTTTAAGAGTTGCATTAGCTGCTTATGATAAAGATATCGTTACTGAAGACAATGGAGTATTAAAACCTAAATTAAAAGGTCATATTTCTGTTAAAGAAGCTGTATTCCCATTCAATAAATTATCTGGTTCAGATATGATTCTTACACCTGAAATGAAATCAACTGGTGAAGTAATGGGTATTTCTGATAACTTCGGTGAAGCATATGCAAAAGCACAAAGTGCTGCAAAAAATAATCTTCCAACAGAAGGTAAAGTATTTATTTCATTATGTGATTTAGATAAAGAATTTGCACCTGAAATTGCAAAAGGTTTAGTAGAAGAAGGTTTCTCAGTAGTTGCTACTGGTGGAACTCACAAAGCTATTTCTGATGCTGGAATTGAGTGTGAAAAAGTACTTAAAATTTCTGAAGGTAGACCAAATATTACTGATGCAATCACTAATGGTGAAATTGCATTAGCATTTAATACATCTGATGGAAAAGAATCATCTAAAGATGATGGTAAAAACATCAGAAGAGCAGTATTAAAAGAAAATGTTCCTTATGGTACAACTGCTGCTACTGCTTTAGCTTGTATTGAAGCAATGAAAGCTCTTAAAAGAAAAGAAGGCGTTCATGTACAATCTATTCAGGAATTCTTAGCGGACTAA